Within the Papaver somniferum cultivar HN1 unplaced genomic scaffold, ASM357369v1 unplaced-scaffold_132, whole genome shotgun sequence genome, the region GTAACACTAACATCTGTTAGATGTTTCTCAATTGGTTAATATGCATGCAACTTTTATACGAATTATTATATGTTTGCAAGTCTGTTTTGATCTTGGTTCTCATGACTCTTCAGATCGTAACTGGTAATTTTCACTTTCCCCCAATTTAATTTTTGCTGGTTTCATTTCCAGGTTTGGATTTTTATCATTTGTTTGTTGTCAGAATTATGAAATTCTAGGGCTCTTGTTTGTTCTACTTTTGCTGGTTTCATATCTGTTATGTTGTGTTTCTAAGGgaaatttgatgtttttgttcGCTTTGGATGTAAATTGAGCTAGAAAATGAAAAATCTAATGTAGAGATGATGgtggttatgaatgattgaatgatttgttatgtGTGAATTGTCTGCAGGGGAGGAGAACAAATATGGAAGAAATCAAATACCCAAGGTGCAAGGAAGCTCCATCCATTACCAGTCTGCAATAACAATAATATACACTACAGGTGTTTGACAAATTGCCTGAATTACCATGTTCTACATGTTGTTTCAAGAGTTCACATCAGAAAAGTATAGCCCCCTATGGCTAGGCGAGAAGTGGAGCTTTTGAGATCAATGGCACTGATGGTTAGAGATGGTTGATGGCAGTAAATAGGAGGAAATGGTTGAGCTTGGTTATTGTTTGATAGAAGAAGATGGAAGCAGTTGAGTTTTTCGAGTGGTAGCAGACATAGCATTTGGTTTATCATGGACCATGGTGGTGAGTCTGGAGACGTTGAAGAACTCAAGTGGAGAAATGGGTTTTATTCTCCATATATGTTTTAAATTAATCTTTGTAATTATTTTACATCTTGTAATTTGTCACAAATCAAGttaattaaatttaaattttatttttaattaaacaagTCGGGTAACCCGTAAGCCCGCAAGCATAACCCATTACGGGTGCGGGTTGaggaaatgaccacccgtgaagaatatcaacccgcaggtTTTGGACCGTGTTAACCCGAATCCGTGTAACCCATAAAAAGCCAGCCTctgcccgcccgtttgccagctctagttccCATGTTACATTCACCTGCAATATCAGCTCAGACCACTCAATTCTCCGTCATTGCAGCTTCAACTCCATTTCATAGCACATTCATACAGCTTTACTCAACATCATCGGTCCATTGCAACCGCAAACCAGCTTGAACTACAACTCTTGCATAACCTTCTACAACAGCTGCTCATTATTCAACCACGGGGCATTTCAATCAACTTCTTCTCAGTCAAGCACATTCTTCAACTGCATTCTCAGTAGCTTCTGGCCAAACACGACAACAACATACTCCCATTTGCTACTTCTTGCAAACCACCAACACAAAGCACCAAGACCTGCAATCTCCTAGCCATTTCAGCTGCAAAATATTCACAGCCTTCTAACCCAGCTGTAATCTCAATTCTGTGTTCTTTATTTACCAGTCCATTGcagcatcaccatcctaccaaaTCCCTGTTGTAGTTTCAATCAAATATCAAACCTCCAGCCATGATGGTAAATCAGTATCCCAAGCTCAATCTTGTAGCAGCTGCAATACTAACATCCATCTAAGCTCAATCATTCATACAAACAACCCATCCACTGCATTCTGCAATAATTCATAACTTCATGATAACCTCCATAGCAGCAAGCACCACCAACAGCTTCAGCCCTCGACTGCAGTTGCTTCTATTGAGTCCTCATAACACACCACAATCCAGTTTACCATCGTCTTTCAGATGAACATTTCAGCAACACTACAATAACAACATCAACCTTCAGCAACAACTCAATAAAATCATTTGTAGCTTTTTgaccctaacatacatctaggcACTTCAGCAGCACCACCAGAATCACTTCAATCTCATCCATGGAAACACACTGAACCTTCATGCAGTTACTCATCAATGCAACTTCAGCTGCAACTTCTTCCTTATAATGCAAACATGACAGCAAACCCATTTCCTGCAACTGCAATGCCAACCAGTTCACAACTCAAGCCAACCTGCAATCCATTACTGCACTTTAACTCTCATTCACAATCCCTGTCGCTTCAGTTCTCAAACAAACTACCACCACTGAATCAAACCAGACTCCATCAACACTGCCAAAAATTCCATTAGCATCTTCTTAACAATAAGTTCTTCATATCCTCCTTCATCTCGTCACCAGCAGCAACAGATTTATCTCCTTTACCAAATCATCCAGTACCTTCTGTAATCAAACCAAAACCTTGGCCAATTCTCGATCAACAACAAATCCTTCATTCTTAGCTTCAGTCGACAACAACAACACTTTTACCTTGATGTAAACTTGAATCTAAGACATCCCCATGTTTCTAATTCATCTCAAAACCCATGAACATCTATTTTCTTTATCTGCatctcagaaaaccctaactcgATTTCAAATCTCAGATCCCCAATAGAAGTAGAGACTCTCTTCTTTTCAAACCCTAATCGATCTCAAGCCACCATCATACCCAAGATCAGACTACCAATTGTTCAgcatcttctcttcttttctcagCTTCAGAATCATCATCCATCAACCCCTGGGCCTGAATATGTTCTTCACTATCTTGAGTTCAGTAACAAATCCTCCATTACTCCAATTGGAAGCAACTTCGCCTAATTCTCTCATAACCCATCGCAGATTCCTTCTCGAACTCTCTCGGCATTAACAGCTGTCGTTTTCCTACTCCTCTGAGTCTGAGTTCGAACAAATGATTGAGAGAATTCAATTTCTCTTAATTTTAGGTCTTGACTGCCTGTAATAACATGTGATGGTCATTGACACCCACagtggataagggccacctctgcTGTCTGATTCTACTTCCAACTGTCAGTCTTAGAAGACTGACAATACAATTTCCTGCATAATTCTTGTTCTTAACGCCTTGGAGAGTTGTGTGCTTGCTAGCTTCGAGTCCGCAAATATCCAATGTTGCCAATTGATGCCATAAGccgccatttcttcttcttttgctcggaatgactccaaagtacctaaaaactcaaaagtaaacataagatacataatttacatgaaaattcgcaaagaaagtataaacaatagataaatatcaaggtgttttagacacctatcaaatttccccacacctatactttgctagtcctcaagcaaatcaaaCGAAACTTATTCTAAAAGATACATACAACTCCCATGAGGgtttactagttctccgtaatgataacatccaacgcgctaagaagacatagagattctgcacactagtcataagaagttagacaaatatatgaacacaatctcatccttaaaaaatgagagagaaataaccatcccttatcgaaagaaattcgggttcggagtgatcaaaagtctcgactctgcctcacaagaaagggttttatgatattgctctcaataataaacaactttttatgggtcacacatgtgtccaggtaggaatgaagagagaatcttgTGACACGtcgaatggtaggaaggcaaaaaccctccgaattgttttgaaaacccacatcttttgttcattttgaaaacccttttttctgatgatctctaagaaagtaaatcaaccacttaacgaaggtgggaatatgattacttacctcgttatccgttcgacgtgcagttagcaccactctcacagcatcaatagaaacgtctttggtcttcaatccttgtcttcgtcttcggtcttcaactagtgatgataactcttgaacttcgtagaatcttgacaatgtgattctttcctctaattccttgttgcttgaaactccattataaatatttctttttccattggctttattgaatgaatacaaaaccaaaaacgaactaaacaaaccaaatatgatgcgatgaatatatttttttcttttcttttttaacatgagacctagcataatgatgaccatgtcccaattttttttttttaacatgcaagataaataaagtaaatacaaaaacaaacaaaatattaaaactaatgatggaccaaatatacttttctcttgtctctctcttttcttttcttttttaacaagggacctagcataattATGACCAtgtcccatttttttttttgagacaagagaaaataaaatacaaattaataaatgaaaataaacataaaataaaaatgcaagtacaaaggccatggtgtaagtactttaccgctcgattttttacaacttgtatgtctcgatatcataaacttcttgaattctcatcttgataatattcgctcttggtacaatagtcttcaacttgtaaagattaagctccttgtcttgttgctatacttgaatctgaaatctgctcatttctgtactgttgcttgtaaaccttgaacgtcttcaactttccttcgaatttgtgatgctcctcttgttgatgatgatgatgtttctatggatctgttggtgtagagagagataaagtggatgatGCTAACTGCGAagaagattacaagtggtatgtaagttagcaattcgatgtcaccatcatgattgataaaatagcactcaagagatcaaaatagtgcttctattggtgggaggttgggtagctcaccattctacccggagtttacgtacggtgacacacactctaaaagcacatatttagacaggtacaaagaagtgaaggtcggtgcctctcatgatgtaacatgggtagtctccactataggggaccactaatctaatactgaattcagtctacacctcattttccactgagatggttaaatccaactttaactctcatacaagtaagaaacccgatcatgttctctgtcatctctaacttcagtcactcttatgagaatctcgatgtaatcttagcgacatgtatactatgtgactctaaactaactacaagttggagtttttcattcactaattgacacaaaagttgaaaaaatttgaaacatttaaaatgcaaatgcttaaccactcccccacacttaaactttacattgtcctcaatgtaaattgagtcatccaaagtaagtcaaggtgggaaattctaacatgacaagtgacaagaaatcagaaaaaataaaaacaaaacaagacaagaaataaataaaatgagacaagaaatactcatccgatgggttgcctcccatttagcgcttagtttaaagtcgtcagcccgactatctccttgctttctgcgCCTTAGCCAGcttccaacacattatggaaATCTGATTGAATGGTACTTACGTGTTTCCTCACCCCAAAGATGTTGAAGTGTATGACTtcttcatcaaactccatagACAAGGTGCCATTGTGGACATCAATCTTCATTCTATCGGTACTCAaaaatggtctacccaacagtAAAGGTGTAAACGAGGATGAATTCACATCACTCATGTCTAAAACGTAGAAATCCACTGAAAATATAGTCCTTTTACCTGCTccaaaacatcctcaacaatccctttcgggtaaatattagatctatcggcaagttgaataactatgacggttttcttaagaggaccaaggtttaaagcatcacaaatagaagtaggcataacattaacagaaGCTCCTAAATCTAACATAGCTTTTGTAAACCTTGTTTTACCAATAGTGCATGGAATAGTGAAACTACCGGGATctttcaatttaggtgggagtttctttttaAGATACGCCAAAGCGTTTTCCTCCACACTCGTTACCGCATTACCGGTTAGCTTTTTAGTGCCCAATTCCTTTACACACTTTGCATAGCGAGGAGATTGCTGAATTacttcaatgagtggaatattgacttggaccttcttaaaaacatcccaAACATCTCTATCTTGTTCCACCTTCCTATTAGATTTAACGAACCTGccaggaaaaggtaaaggaggaacgtaagtagaaacaagaggtttagagTTGGATTTAGTTACCTCGGGAATTTGAGGGAAATCAACATCCTTTTCCTCCAAAACTGGTTCCTTTGGGGTTTCTTCTTCACCCGAATCAGTAATTtcaggttgcacaagttgtgtaccacttctcaacgtaatagcattgacaccctctattaggttaagaggttgggaagggagtttctcaccattttgtgcatgcaactgattaATTTCCTCGACCATCGAACCAACTTGTGTTTGCAAGTCCTTGACTGCAccctccgttctttgcataaaagatttcagcaactcttccgtattggacccttgattttgaggttgttgttgttgtggttggccaacttgtgattgcaactccttaattgcattatccgttttctgctgatttatgttcgctagttgttgattttgttgtaccaCGGACATTAGAGCCTCCACCAAAGTAACCATCTTTGCCAATTCTTGATTTTGGGCTTGTTGCGGTTGTTGCACTTGTTGTTGGAACTCACTCGGATGGTTGTAAACAGAAATTGTACTTGCAACTTGCTCATAAGTGTTGGAGTAAATACCGTATGGCTGAGTTGAGGATATAGCATTGACATGCTCTACGTTCTCATAAGCTGGGCGTGATGGTTTTACAACCACTGCtgcaatttgttgcatcattgccatcatatttctcatttgttgacgtaattcaataatctcgtcaacttgattaactcccttggtaggtggttctgatccacgacttgaaaattgttgagaatttgcttccatactctcaatcaactctctagcttggatcatcgtcttgttcataagtgcaccaccacttgcagcgtcaataagattcctatcacttgcttggagaccttcatagaagtattggataatcattgcgtcactaaattggtggtgagggcATCTTGCTATCAATCTCTTgtaccgttcccaacattcatacaacgattcccccacactttgtttcatcccacaaatctccttgagaatttgagtcgctttcgacgcaggaaaatatctctgcAACAAAAgtctcttcaacccattccatgttttAATACTACCAGGCGGTAAGTAATATAACCATTCTTTAGCTGCATCGAGTAAATAGAAAGGAAAAGCACGCAACATTTCTTCATCTGCATTAGCTCCATTATGTATCATGTTTGCCATCAACCATTGAaaatccataagatgcttgttcggatcttcccatacacatccatgaaactttggtatttgactgatcaaccctgacttgatatcaaaagtggaagttgcttcaatacaccattgttgttgatccaacttctgagaagctagctccttgagtgtgcgatttgcatcacccattgcttctctcAATTTGTATTTCAGTAAGGTACCCTGAAACACAATTCTcaaaaacaagtgagaaacaagacaagaaacaaaaagcaaatatgaaatcagaaatgatgataagaaactaaaaacttaataacaagctgtATGCCTCCCCGACAGccgcgccaaaatttgatcgttgtcgtatgcgtcaaaaataatattactttctcacaacttacaatatataatatagcaagggtaagaaaggattgtTCCCATAGAGAGGCTTTTATTGTTatgaaatttcagtttcttagtaaccaagggggatttttgttttaggaaagCAATAAAAGTAGTTGAAAGCGATAAAATAATTTaaataatcaatagaagaagatattggtcacgggataatatcattcacaaacatgtattttcatcaatgactagaattgatattttaatctctcatttattaaaagtcctaggatatcttgatcgcaagagtatacCGTTTATtttccgattttatcacaaacaacattaaaagatgttattgtgaaatctacctagaaagcaacctaaagtgtaaaagcacaattaagtttaactccctaagagcaataagttctatgaaataagactaaacAAGGCaaccaaacgtgtaaaagcactaattcgatttaaccaaggttatgattcatatgcgacTAGTagaatatatcactacaagcactactcacatttatgctacttgtaatcaggaatttatcactttttcgtataataaccctaatctagcaacagagatgaagactaatctaattgattccagactcaaccaaactagcattcaaatcataaaacattataagcaatgaatcataagcaataaagttgagacaaaactaattcattgaatcaaatatcatttgtgaaatccactttatccaataaccaataatagtatttagctactcatagcttttgagttcatcataatcaaaaatgaaatgaagaagatgaaaaataaacaaaagcaaaccctaatcgccgctctccaaaactccaagtagaaaatacgtgatccAAAGTTGTAAAAATCTTTCCTTTTGTAGttcctttgctttccaaaactaggtcaagtcttcaaagtcaatgtggtccaccaagcccatatgtgaaaatacccatgtagaaaatatgctcCAAAAGTGGTTGCCGGAAAACTGGTAAAATTGTCGGAAATTGGCCGGAGAAGTCGCCGGCAAGTAGCTCAGGTGAACGGCAAAGTCCGCACGGTCACCGGACAACGACGGTCAACTCAGTCAATGCCAGACCGAGTCAGGATGAGTCATCGAGTCAACTCAGTGATGTCAGCTGAATCTAGTCAGATTTGAGTCAGAAGCTAACTCAGCTGATTTGGTCTAGGCCAAAGCCAGCGCACGGCTGTAGCTCATTTTGCACAGGCCATAATCAAATTAGCACCAGGATGGCGCTTCATCCAAGCATCACTTGGCCATCCACAAAGCTGCAACCAGCCAAAACTGCCAATGCCTTGTCTGTAATTCTAACACCAGCTCAACCTGCAGTTCTGTCACAGACATTTCCCTCCAGCTACATTCTTTCTCTTGCTAGTATGACCAACTCATATCTCAGATGAAATCCATCAGTTCCCATGTTACATTCACCTGCAATAACAGCTCAGACCACTCAATTCTCCCTCATTGCAGCTTCAACTCCATTCTATAACACATTCATACAGCTGCACTCAACATCATCGGTCCATTGCAACCACAAACCAGCTTGAACTGCAACTCTTGCATAACCTTTTACAGCAGCTGCTCATTATTCTACCACAGGGCATTTCAATCAACTTCTTCTCAGTCAAGCCCATTCTTCAACTGCATTCTCAGTAGCTCCTGGCCAAACACGACAACAACATACTCCCATTTGCTACTTCTTGCAAACCACCAACACAAAGCACCAAGACCTGCAATCTCCTAGCCATTTCAGCTGCAAAATATTCACAGCCTTCTAACCCAGCTGTAATCTCAATTATGTGTTCTTCATTTACCAGTCCATTGcagcatcaccatcctaccaaaTCCCTGTTGTAGTTTCAATCAAATATCAAACCTCCAGCCATGATGGTAAATCAGTATCCCAAGCTCAATCCTGTAGCAGCTGCAATACTAACATCCATCTAAGCTCAACCATTCATACAAACAACCCATCCACTGCATTCTGCAATAATTCATAACTTCATGATAACCTCCATAGCAGCAAGCACCACCAACAGCTTCAGCCCTCGACTGCAGTTGCTTCCATTGAGTCCTCATAACACACCACAATCCAGTTTACCATCGTCTCTCAGCTGACCATTTCAGCAACACTGCAATAACAACATCAACCTTCAGCAGCAACTCAATAAAATCATCTGTAGCTTTTTgaccctaacatacatctaggcACTTCAGCAGCACCACTAAAATCACTTCAATCTCATCCATGGCAACACACTGAACCTTCATGCAGTTACTCATCAATGCAACTTCAGCTGCAACTTCTTCCTTATAATGCCAACATGACAGCAAACCCATTTCCTGCAGCTGCAATGCCAACCAGTTCACAACTCAAGCCAACCTGCAATCCATTACTGCACTTTAACTCTCATTCACAATCCCTGTCGCTTAATTTCTCAAACAAACTACCACCACTGAATCAAACCAGACTCCATCAACACTGCCAACAATTCCATTAACATCTTCTTAACAACAAGTTCTTCATATCCTCCTTCATCTCGTCACCAGCAGCAACAGATTTATCTACTTTACCAAATCATCCAGTACCTTCTGTAATCAAACCAAAACCCTGGCCAATTCTCGATCAACAGCAAATCCTTCATTCTTAGCTTCAGTCGACAGCAACAACACTTTTACCTTGATGTAAACTTGAATCTGAGACATGCCCATGTTTCTAATTCATCTCAAAACCCATGAACATCTGTTTTCTTTATCTGCatctcagaaaaccctaactcgATTTCAAATCTCAGATCCCCAAAAGAAGTAGAGACTCTCTTCTTTTCAAACCCTAATCGATCTCAAACCACCATCGTACCCAAGATCAGACTACCAATTGTTCAGCGTCTTCTGTTCTTTTCTCAGCTTCAGAATCATCATCCATCAACCCCTGGGCCTGAATATGTTCTTCACTATCTTAAGTTCAGTAACAAATCCTCCATTACTCCAATTGGAAGCAACTTCGCCTAATTCTCTCATAACCCATCGCAGATTCCTTCTCGAACTCTCTCGGCAATAGCAACAGCCGTTTTCCTACTCCTCTGAGTCTGAGTTCGAACAAATGATTGAGAGAATTCAATTTCTCTTAATTTTAGGGCTTGACTGCCTGTAATAACATGTGATGGTCATTGACACCCACagtggataagggccacctctgcTGTCTGATTCTACTTCCAACTGTCAGTCTTAGAAGACTGACAATACAATTTCCTGCATAATTCTTGTTCTTGACGCCTTGGAGAGTTGTGTGCTTGCTAGCTTCGAGTCCGCAAATATCCAATGTTGCCAATTGATGCCATAAGccgccatttcttcttcttttgctcggaatgactccaaagtacctaaaaactcaaaagtaaacataagatacataatttacatgaaaattcgcaaagaaagtataaacaatagataaatatcaaggtgttttagacacctatcaatgtACTCCTAGAGTTTTACTTCATCAATCAtgtcttgcaccattttcttcatATCTCTGCACGAGTTTGTCGCGTGGCTATGGAACTGGTGGAATTCACAGAAATTTGTTTTGTTCTTAGCGTGCTCGAGCTGTTGTCCTCTGTTCCATGGGTGGGTAATTTTCTAttttccaaactaggcggtgtgtgtttgtaatacttctcatatatctctagagtagattcttcacttacctcatgtagagtagaaactccataccattgcctacgcatatattcagcaagcgtcatctcagatgaggtttcctgataatttgactttctacgcatatattccgccagcgtcatcgtaggtgacgtttcctcagaagaagtcatcattctcaaaaagtccctgaaaagaaatacaaaaagaaacgcataaaaaggaaaaaaaatctaaaatgaaatgaaaatactgtacaaaataaaaataaataaacctaaaaaattaatctaaaaacaaatctgtgtcagcggcgccaaaatgataatgtttttgattgtcgttgttgtaataaggattcaaactccaagacttgtgaagactaaatttaaaggtttaaataaaataagaaataaaagagagatctattgggactaggattccaccgaattcataacacatggttcaatttatttattctcaacaattaaagttcAATAAATTAGTAAAACATCAACTCTtcttttgccaaagtagatcctcaaaacattagttataaatcgtaagcatgggacatcaaacatctaagcaagcatgacccatctaataaaatgataaccaATTAATTCGAAtcgtaaatcaatttaaaataagtgcaaaagtcatacagaaaataatacaaattcacccatgtgtgaagttaggcttcctccatcgacccaatgttggggtttagcttctcatgatgaaaacacactcaaaaaatataattaatagctcaaatggtgtttacaatggtgaaaaaatgaagaaaaattaaacgcaaaaattttgctctaccaaaactcccccctcttttCCTCCTATTTGGTCTTATTAgtaccctatttatacacaacaacccattactcaaacatcttttcaaaatattcttccataactccaccagatcttctctttgacgaaagatatctcaggaataatttctttctccattatcacacatcttcctctatttgctagaataaaatcctgcgaatatttttttttatttataaataaaaccacagattttctttctccttttcaataaaaacaaactcatcaatatattatctcttttaacttcaagatatgaaaacttcttgtataataggcaacaagatatctttgccttaaatctttgagatctcccgtAAATTATgttaatctgtttcaaatgaagaagaagagggtgcctctatccatttgttcatttgttgggtatctttaacaagttgggtgaccgtatctgaaatgatgggtgcctttatcagttcctctggctgcttttaacactattttcgatctatttttccaaaagagcttattttcttgaatagacttaaaacaagtttattagtgataaaatgagtcccagctaatgtatttatgggtgaaaatgcgtcgcactttcatgcttatcaaattcccccacacttccattttgctagtcctcgagcaaaacagaaaaattgacccgctacacagctggtcatataataagatagagagagagacccgctacacagctggtcatatatatatatatatatatatatatattttaaagacccgctacacagctggccaTAACATGTAAGAAAAAATGGAAAGACCCGCTACAagactggtcatataataagatagagagaaagaggcccgctacacagctggtcataatgtgcaagaaaaaagaaaagacccgctacacagctggtcataaccctaacaactacaatttttttttttattattttttatttttatacccgctcaacagctggtcataaactaCCTACAAACCTTCAATAGACCTtctcaacagctgatcatgatttgcaatGAAACTCCTGAAAcactaaagtaaaaagttaaccactcccccatacttaaatattacattgtcctcaacgtaattgagtcatccaacgcaaaacttaagatgggaaattcataatggaaaagtaaacaaaatataaaaataaataagataaaagtacacctactggaatatacaaaaaggatccccaaaaattaacagtctgaaaatttggggatcaacccaaaatacagtatttagaAACGACAACTTCAaaa harbors:
- the LOC113332812 gene encoding uncharacterized protein LOC113332812, coding for MAMMQQIAAVVVKPSRPAYENVEHVNAISSTQPYGIYSNTYEQVASTISVYNHPSEFQQQVQQPQQAQNQELAKMVTLVEALIGTQLVQPEITDSGEEETPKEPVLEEKDVDFPQIPEVTKSNSKPLVSTYVPPLPFPGRFVKSNRKVEQDRDVWDVFKKVQVNIPLIEVIQQSPRYAKCVKELGTKKLTGNAVTSVEENALAYLKKKLPPKLKDPGSFTIPCTIGKRTIFSVDFYVLDMSDVNSSSFTPLLLGRPFLSTDRMKIDVHNGTLSMEFDEEVIHFNIFGVRKHLQEMGLLSCLHYKEEVAAEVALMSNCMKVQCVSMDEIEVILVVLLKCLDKQLQSRAEAVGGACCYGGYHEVMNYCRMQWMGCLYE